A window of the Streptomyces albireticuli genome harbors these coding sequences:
- a CDS encoding phytoene/squalene synthase family protein, producing the protein MRTWDRTLTAAGVDDPALRDAYTRQRALVSAYRRHAYAAVRLLLPPVLVPHVIAATAFMHHTDSLLDASPAGPEGDDGYAAWEKEVRDGLATGESAHPVLRALLHTVSAHPVLRPHVEEFLAGAPLDRHFTGFADEADYQRYVDAYSLPAFMLIACLLLEPDADADDARGLCRAYIDGSQRLDFVNDLADDLRDGRLALPARDLERHAVTRADLEHARDTPGTRALLHDHLGRARRDLLTSRRLPELAPPAHRSFVRAAIALEVRTADAAAAKGTGLLRGSARPSVRAALRILAREYRRRGR; encoded by the coding sequence ATGCGCACCTGGGACAGGACCCTCACCGCCGCGGGCGTCGACGACCCCGCGCTGCGCGACGCCTACACCCGGCAGCGCGCCCTGGTCTCCGCCTACCGGCGCCACGCCTACGCCGCCGTGCGGCTGTTGCTGCCCCCGGTGCTCGTCCCGCACGTCATCGCCGCCACCGCGTTCATGCACCACACCGACTCGCTCCTCGACGCGAGCCCCGCGGGACCCGAGGGCGACGACGGTTACGCGGCGTGGGAGAAGGAGGTCCGTGACGGGCTGGCGACCGGGGAGAGCGCGCATCCGGTGCTCCGCGCCCTGCTGCACACCGTCTCCGCCCACCCCGTTCTGCGGCCCCACGTCGAGGAGTTCCTCGCCGGCGCGCCCCTGGACCGGCACTTCACCGGCTTCGCCGACGAGGCGGACTACCAGCGGTACGTCGACGCGTACTCGCTGCCCGCGTTCATGCTCATCGCCTGTCTGCTCCTGGAGCCGGACGCCGACGCGGACGACGCCCGGGGGCTCTGCCGCGCGTACATCGACGGCAGCCAGCGCCTCGACTTCGTCAACGACCTCGCCGACGACCTGCGGGACGGCCGGCTCGCGCTCCCGGCCCGGGACCTGGAGCGGCACGCCGTGACCCGGGCCGACCTCGAACACGCCCGTGACACACCGGGGACGCGCGCGCTGCTCCACGACCATCTCGGCCGGGCCCGCCGTGACCTGCTGACGAGTCGCCGTCTGCCCGAGCTCGCGCCGCCCGCCCACCGCTCCTTCGTCCGGGCGGCGATCGCGCTGGAGGTGCGCACCGCCGACGCGGCCGCGGCCAAGGGCACCGGCCTGCTGCGGGGCTCGGCGCGGCCCTCGGTCCGGGCGGCGCTGCGGATCCTCGCCCGGGAGTACCGGCGGCGCGGCCGCTGA
- a CDS encoding isopenicillin N synthase family dioxygenase yields MSTSTIPTIDLSPWRTGDHRSRERLAALVDRALGRAGFLLVTGHGVDPELPAEIRAAARAFFRQPAGDKLPFLAEAGRYGWSGPGAVATGRADGVPTPPDLVETWSAAPGPYDATDGRPGPGPGPLPEDWPPALRPLVARYVRSMRVLADELLELLAVALGRPLDFFTRHTTRPDWTLTLNWYPAIATTGAPRPGQFRVGPHTDFGTVTVLDRQPGKGGLQIHTEDGGWQDAPYDPEALTVNIGDLMARWTGDRWRSGRHRVLAPPADAPSEELMSLVYFYDCDPHTVVESLPAPVGRVRHPPVTARAYVRSKVAEIALR; encoded by the coding sequence ATGAGCACTTCCACCATCCCCACGATCGACCTCTCGCCGTGGCGTACCGGCGACCACCGGAGCCGCGAGCGTCTCGCCGCGCTCGTCGACCGGGCGCTCGGGCGGGCGGGCTTCCTGCTCGTCACCGGTCATGGCGTCGACCCGGAGCTGCCCGCCGAGATCCGCGCCGCGGCCCGCGCCTTCTTCCGTCAGCCGGCCGGCGACAAGCTGCCGTTCCTGGCGGAGGCCGGCCGGTACGGCTGGAGCGGTCCGGGAGCGGTGGCCACCGGCCGGGCGGACGGCGTGCCGACACCGCCCGACCTGGTGGAGACCTGGTCGGCGGCCCCCGGCCCGTACGACGCCACCGACGGGCGCCCCGGCCCCGGACCCGGACCGCTGCCGGAGGACTGGCCCCCGGCACTGCGCCCCCTCGTCGCGCGGTACGTACGGTCCATGCGCGTGCTCGCCGACGAACTGCTCGAACTCCTGGCGGTCGCCCTGGGTCGGCCGCTGGACTTCTTCACCCGCCACACCACCCGCCCCGACTGGACCCTGACCCTCAACTGGTACCCGGCCATCGCCACCACGGGAGCGCCGCGCCCGGGGCAGTTCCGCGTCGGCCCGCACACCGACTTCGGCACCGTCACCGTCCTCGACCGGCAGCCCGGCAAGGGCGGCCTCCAGATCCACACCGAGGACGGCGGCTGGCAGGACGCCCCCTACGACCCGGAGGCGCTCACCGTCAACATCGGTGACCTGATGGCCCGCTGGACCGGCGACCGCTGGCGCTCCGGCCGCCACCGCGTCCTGGCCCCGCCCGCCGACGCCCCGTCCGAGGAACTGATGTCCCTCGTCTATTTCTACGACTGCGACCCGCACACCGTCGTCGAGTCGCTCCCGGCCCCGGTCGGCCGGGTGCGCCACCCTCCGGTGACGGCCCGCGCCTACGTCCGGTCCAAGGTCGCCGAGATCGCCCTGAGGTGA
- a CDS encoding rodlin, with translation MLKKVLATVALTATAAAVATAPAMAVGDGSDVANGNGALTGYGNTATGGKMSPQMSAVSDSLNKLCIGVGKLGVQSLALLINVGVQDVPILTSQQQQQCTDNSTISDGDDPLAHLLEEISLVAYNGSGNKSGSHKH, from the coding sequence GTGCTCAAGAAGGTCCTCGCGACAGTCGCCTTGACGGCTACGGCGGCCGCGGTCGCCACCGCCCCCGCCATGGCGGTCGGCGACGGGAGCGACGTCGCGAACGGCAACGGCGCGCTGACCGGCTACGGGAACACGGCGACCGGCGGAAAGATGAGCCCGCAGATGAGCGCGGTCTCCGACAGCCTGAACAAGCTGTGCATCGGCGTCGGGAAGCTCGGCGTCCAGTCGCTCGCCCTGCTCATCAACGTCGGCGTCCAGGACGTGCCGATCCTCACGTCGCAGCAACAGCAGCAGTGCACCGACAACTCCACGATCAGCGACGGCGACGACCCGCTCGCGCACCTCCTCGAAGAGATCTCGCTCGTCGCGTACAACGGCTCCGGGAACAAGAGCGGTTCCCACAAGCACTGA
- a CDS encoding CatB-related O-acetyltransferase, whose protein sequence is MPAVPADPTVLHPMPGQRRVVLLKPLVTSPLIEVGEYSYYDDPDDATAFETRNVLYHYGPERLVIGKFCALGTGVRFIMNGANHRMDGPSTFPFPIMGGSWAEHFDLITGLPGRGDTVLGNDVWLGHGVTVMPGVRIGHGAIVASGSVVVDDVPDYGIVGGNPAKLIRTRYDSDDVARLLALAWWDWPAEHLTEHVRTLMSGSVDALEAAAPGKG, encoded by the coding sequence ATGCCCGCTGTACCCGCTGACCCGACAGTGCTGCACCCGATGCCCGGACAGCGGCGTGTCGTGCTGCTCAAGCCCCTGGTGACATCGCCGTTGATCGAGGTGGGGGAGTACTCCTACTACGACGACCCCGACGACGCCACGGCGTTCGAGACCCGCAACGTCCTTTACCACTACGGGCCGGAGAGGCTGGTCATCGGGAAGTTCTGCGCGCTGGGCACGGGTGTCCGCTTCATCATGAACGGCGCCAACCACCGTATGGACGGCCCCTCCACGTTTCCCTTCCCCATCATGGGCGGCTCCTGGGCCGAGCACTTCGACCTGATCACCGGGCTGCCCGGCCGGGGCGACACCGTCCTGGGCAACGACGTCTGGCTGGGGCACGGGGTCACGGTGATGCCCGGCGTGCGCATCGGCCACGGCGCGATCGTGGCGTCCGGCTCCGTCGTCGTCGACGACGTCCCGGACTACGGCATCGTCGGCGGCAACCCCGCGAAGCTGATCCGCACCCGCTACGACAGCGACGACGTCGCCCGCCTGCTCGCCCTCGCGTGGTGGGACTGGCCGGCGGAGCACCTCACGGAGCACGTGCGCACCCTCATGTCCGGCAGCGTCGACGCGCTGGAGGCCGCCGCGCCCGGGAAGGGCTAG
- a CDS encoding vanadium-dependent haloperoxidase, whose amino-acid sequence MQGKGSVSAPFRTTARAVVTGLTVCALMAAPAVVQAGATEHTPAGDPAKEALAEWSATAVATVETDAKRPVPETFLWHAFVSTTVYNAVVGIQGGYTPYRWNGHGPRSASVPAAVATAAHRVLLEYFPASKSRLDTALAASLAKVPHGRGKDEGVAFGERAAAHTIASRKDDGRGAQVTFGSATPGPGVWRPTPPAHDAFATAWMGRVKPLLLKAPRQFRPGAPPSLTSARYAKDFAEVKAIGRKTGSTRTPEQTDTAMFFSGNLHFQEALRDTAARHGLGVAEQARLLAGVNSAMADAIVTAWDSKIHYRTWRPVTAIREAAHDGNPATAPEPAWEPLIDTPAHPDYLSGHATVGGALTRSLAMLLGTSRIDLRVRSVVTGATRTYTHGDRYNRDVVNARVWEGIHTRTADTVGNRTGQRLAAWALTRYFRPAR is encoded by the coding sequence GTGCAGGGCAAAGGTTCCGTCTCCGCTCCGTTCCGTACGACCGCGAGAGCCGTCGTCACCGGTCTCACGGTCTGCGCGCTCATGGCCGCTCCCGCGGTGGTGCAGGCCGGTGCCACGGAGCACACCCCGGCGGGGGACCCGGCCAAGGAGGCTCTCGCGGAGTGGAGCGCCACCGCGGTCGCCACGGTCGAGACCGACGCGAAGCGCCCCGTCCCCGAGACGTTCCTCTGGCACGCCTTCGTCTCCACGACCGTGTACAACGCGGTCGTCGGCATCCAGGGCGGCTACACGCCCTACCGGTGGAACGGGCACGGGCCGCGTTCCGCGTCGGTCCCCGCGGCCGTGGCCACGGCCGCCCACCGCGTGCTGCTGGAGTACTTCCCCGCCTCGAAGTCCCGGCTCGACACCGCCCTGGCCGCCTCGCTCGCCAAGGTCCCCCACGGGCGCGGCAAGGACGAGGGCGTCGCCTTCGGTGAGCGGGCCGCCGCCCACACCATCGCCTCGCGGAAGGACGACGGCCGCGGCGCCCAGGTGACGTTCGGCTCCGCCACGCCCGGCCCCGGCGTCTGGCGGCCCACCCCGCCCGCCCACGACGCCTTCGCCACCGCCTGGATGGGCAGGGTGAAGCCGCTGCTGCTCAAGGCGCCCCGGCAGTTCCGGCCCGGTGCGCCGCCCTCGCTCACCTCCGCCCGGTACGCCAAGGACTTCGCCGAGGTCAAGGCGATCGGCCGGAAGACCGGGTCGACCAGGACGCCGGAGCAGACGGACACCGCGATGTTCTTCTCGGGCAACCTGCACTTCCAGGAGGCCCTCCGGGACACCGCCGCCCGGCACGGCCTGGGCGTCGCCGAGCAGGCGCGACTGCTGGCCGGGGTGAACTCCGCGATGGCCGACGCGATCGTCACCGCCTGGGACTCCAAGATCCACTACCGGACGTGGCGGCCGGTCACCGCCATCCGCGAGGCGGCCCACGACGGCAACCCGGCGACCGCGCCGGAACCGGCCTGGGAGCCGCTGATCGACACCCCCGCGCACCCGGACTACCTCAGCGGGCACGCGACGGTGGGCGGGGCGCTGACCCGGTCGCTGGCCATGCTCCTCGGCACGTCCCGCATCGACCTCCGCGTCCGGTCGGTGGTCACCGGCGCCACCCGGACCTACACCCACGGGGACCGGTACAACCGCGACGTCGTCAACGCCCGCGTCTGGGAGGGCATCCACACCCGCACCGCCGACACCGTCGGGAACCGCACCGGACAGCGGCTCGCCGCGTGGGCCCTCACCCGGTACTTCCGGCCGGCGCGCTGA